One region of Flavobacterium sp. KACC 22763 genomic DNA includes:
- the bshC gene encoding bacillithiol biosynthesis cysteine-adding enzyme BshC — protein sequence MPTDCISFQSSGYFSKLMQDYLDQKPELKPLYNNFPVLENFEKQIAEKSANFDHSNRTVLVDTLHKQYQNIEISDLTRQNISLLSLENTFTITTGHQLNLFSGPLYFLYKIISTINLTKELKSKYPSYNFVPVYWMATEDHDFEEINYFNFKGKKIRWNAESTGPVGRLATDGLEDLFEIYSQELGSSTNANALKKLFEDAYLKHSNLADATRYLANTLFASHGLVIIDADDADLKRAFIPYAKEELENQTSFKEVQKSIEELAAYTVQVNPREINLFYIEDKLRERIIFENGKYWVNNTKISFSKEEILKLLESNPEKFSPNVIMRPLYQEIILPNLCYIGGGGEIAYWLELKAFFDAVNITFPILLVRNSVLLATEKQSKKADNLNLTWKDLFSKSENLINEITHKLSPFPIDLTPQKEALEKQFAYLFELAEKTDKSFTGAVKAQEVKQKKGLENLEKRLLKAQKRKLADQLERVTDLQCELFPNNSLQERQANFSEFYLEKGEQLIPLLIQKLKPLEHNFDIIII from the coding sequence ATGCCTACCGACTGTATCAGCTTTCAATCTTCTGGATATTTCTCTAAACTAATGCAGGATTATTTAGATCAAAAGCCAGAATTAAAACCGCTGTACAATAATTTTCCAGTCTTAGAAAATTTCGAAAAACAAATTGCCGAAAAATCAGCCAATTTTGACCACAGCAACCGAACAGTGTTGGTTGACACTTTGCATAAGCAATATCAAAACATTGAAATTTCTGATTTAACGAGACAGAATATTTCGCTTTTATCTCTCGAAAACACTTTTACAATTACAACTGGTCACCAACTGAATTTATTCAGCGGACCATTATATTTTTTATATAAAATTATTTCAACAATTAATTTAACTAAAGAATTAAAATCGAAATACCCTTCGTACAATTTTGTTCCAGTTTACTGGATGGCGACAGAAGATCACGATTTTGAAGAAATTAATTATTTTAATTTTAAAGGAAAAAAAATCCGTTGGAATGCTGAAAGCACTGGTCCAGTCGGAAGACTTGCAACTGATGGTTTAGAAGATTTATTTGAAATTTACTCTCAGGAATTAGGTTCAAGCACAAATGCAAATGCACTGAAAAAGCTTTTTGAAGATGCTTATCTAAAACATTCAAATCTAGCAGATGCAACCCGTTATTTAGCAAATACACTTTTCGCTAGCCATGGCTTAGTAATTATAGATGCAGATGATGCCGATTTGAAACGTGCTTTTATTCCGTATGCAAAAGAAGAATTAGAAAATCAGACTTCGTTTAAAGAAGTTCAAAAATCAATTGAAGAGCTTGCCGCATATACCGTTCAGGTAAATCCACGCGAAATCAATTTATTTTATATTGAAGATAAACTGCGCGAAAGAATCATTTTTGAAAATGGCAAATATTGGGTTAACAATACCAAAATTTCATTTTCTAAAGAAGAAATTCTAAAATTACTGGAAAGCAATCCAGAAAAATTCAGTCCAAACGTAATTATGCGTCCATTATATCAAGAAATTATTCTACCTAATCTTTGCTACATTGGCGGAGGCGGAGAAATCGCTTATTGGTTAGAATTAAAAGCCTTTTTTGATGCCGTAAATATTACTTTTCCGATATTATTAGTCCGAAATTCAGTTCTTCTAGCAACCGAAAAGCAATCTAAAAAAGCTGATAATTTAAATTTAACTTGGAAAGATTTATTCAGCAAATCCGAGAATTTAATCAATGAGATTACTCATAAACTTTCTCCATTTCCTATAGATTTAACTCCTCAAAAGGAAGCGCTTGAAAAACAGTTCGCCTATCTTTTTGAATTGGCTGAAAAAACAGACAAATCTTTCACAGGAGCTGTAAAAGCACAAGAAGTAAAACAAAAGAAAGGTTTAGAAAATCTAGAAAAGCGTTTATTAAAAGCGCAAAAAAGAAAACTGGCTGATCAATTGGAACGTGTTACCGATTTGCAATGTGAATTATTTCCAAACAATAGCCTTCAAGAACGCCAAGCTAATTTCTCTGAATTTTATTTAGAAAAAGGAGAACAATTGATTCCACTTTTAATTCAGAAATTAAAGCCTTTAGAACATAATTTTGACATCATAATAATCTAA